The Ralstonia sp. RRA genomic interval GGCAGGCTGCATCACGAAGAAGGGCGCCGCCACGCTGCCGATACCGACGATGAGCGCAGGGCCGATCGTCGGATGACACACCCAGTCGAGCCCCCACCCCGCCAACAGCACGCCCGCGAAAGCGATGCCGATCACGTAGTGGGCAGTCCAGCCGATCATGCGTTCGCCCGCGATGGGGGCTGAACTTCCGATAGGGCGATGCCGGACGCGCCCCCGGACCAGATGGCCAAACCAGCGCCCGACCAGACGATAGTCCAATGGCGGCACACCAAGCAGCCGTTGCCGGACGATGGCCCAGATGTCCATGACGACCGTGGCGCCTGCGCCAATCAGCAGCGCGCAGAGCAGTGTGCGTGTGGTCTCAGTCATGTGCCGACTCCACTCGCGCGGCGCGCGCACGGGCGATCCAGCACGCAGCAGTGAAGCGGACTTCCGCGCCATGCACATAGGGCTCGAACGCCGTGCGCATTGCATCGATGACGCGCGCACGCGTCTGCGAGTCGGCCTCTTGCAGCGCCAGCCCGACCGGGCCGAGCCGGCTGAGATAGGGCACCAGTTCTCTCTCGGGTAGGGTGCATGCAAAGTCGACGGGCTGGATGTCGATATCGGTCCAGCCGCTGGCGGCCAGGGTGCAGGTCACCCGGCTGCGGTCCGCAAAGGCGAACTGCCCAGGCGCGCCGGGCTTGCGCGGTGGCAGGTTCGGCAGCAGCGGCGCTGCCGCACGTTCTGCAGCGGTCATGAACGGGTTGTCGGCAGGGCCGCGCCACGCGATGAAATAGAGCGCCGCGCCGTCGCGTGCGGCACCCCGCAGGTTGGTGAAGGCCGCGACCGGATCGTCGTAGAACATCACGCCCAGGCGCGAGACGATCATGTCGAAGGCGGCAGGTTGGAAGGCATAGGTCTGTGCGTCGGCACAAACGAAGCGCGCGGGTGGGGCTTCGCGTTCGGCACGCTCGCGGGCGGTCTGCAGCATGGGCGCCGAGATGTCGATACCGAGGCAGCTGCCGTTGGCACCAAGCTGGCGCGTAATGGCGAGCGTCGTGCTGCCGGTGCCGCAGCCGACATCGAGCACGTGCTGCGCCCGCTGGGCGCTCACCGCTTCAACAAGCCGGTCTTCAAGCGGCTGGAACATCTGGTCGAGCGCCGTCTGGCTGGCAACCCAAGCGTGTCCGGCGTGGCCGTTCCAGAGGGCGGCTTGGTTGCTGTCGATTGAGGCTGTGGTCTTCATGATGGGTGTCCTGTACGCGCGCTCCAGGCGCGAGGACTACACTGTGCAAGTTCAAGTCAACTTGAGGTCAAGCGGTGAGCACATTGGACATTGCCGAAGTGACACAGCACGCAGGTGTGCCCGCATCAACGCTGCGGTATTACGAAGAAAAAGGGCTGATTGTCTCGACCGGCCGACGCGGGTTGCGACGCCAGTTCCACGCCGATGTCTTGGAGCGGCTGGCGCTGATTGCGCTGGGGCGTGCGGCGGGCTTCTCGCTCGACGAGATCGCCCACATGTTCGCACCCGGCGGGCAGTTGCAGGTCGACCGGCCGATGCTGGCCGCCAAGGCCGAGGAGCTGGACCGGACGATCCACCGGCTCACCGCCATGCGCGACGGCCTGCGGCACGCAGCGGTCTGCCCCGCGCCAAGCCATATGGAATGCCCGACGTTTCAGCGGATCGTGCGGGCGGCCGCATCGGGCGCAATCGCACCGACCGGCACCCCGGAGCCGCGTATCCGGCGCCAGCGCGCGCGCTAGCGGCGTGCGACAATCCGGCACCCCAAGTTGCGCATGACCAACCAGGAGACCCCGATGACCGCATCTGCTGCTGTATTCGCCATTCTCGTTGCACTGCTGCTTGGGGCGATGATCCCGGGGCCGAGCTTTGTGCTGGTTGCGCGCAACGCCATCGGGTTGTCGCGTCGCGATGGCCTGGCCACTGCGCTGGGGATGGGCGCGGGTGCGCTCTTCTTTGGCGGTCTGGCGCTGGCCGGGCTCTACACGTTGCTGCAAGCCGTCGAGTGGCTCTATATCGGCTTGAAGATGGCCGGTGGCGCTTACCTGACCTATGTGGCGTGGAAGATCTGGCGCGGCGCCAAGCATCCCATCGCCATGGACGAGCGCGTTGCCCCGCAGGCCGGCAGCGCGCGCAAGTCGTTCTGGACGGGCATCACCACGCAGATGAGCAACCCCAAGACGGCGATCTGGTACGGCAGTATCTTTGCCGCGCTGCTGCCGCAGCATCCGCCAGTGTGGTGCTATTTCGTATTGCCGCCGCTGGTGTTCCTGGTGGAGTTCGGCTGGTACACGATCGTCGCACTGTGCTTTTCGAGCCGCGTGCCGCGCGAGATGTATCTGCGCGCCAAGGCCTGGGTGGACCGCGTGGCCGCCGTTGCGATTGCCGCACTGGGGCTGCGCCTGATCCTGACGGCGCCGAAGGCTGGGCTGTAACGCCCGCTCCGTCTGATTGGCCCCGGGGCGGGTTACACCGACCTGGCCACGGTCTCCCGCAACCACTGATGCGCCGGGTCTCGATGCACCCGCTCGTGCCACAGCATCGACATCTCATACCCGGGCACTTCCACCGGTGGCTCGACCACCTGTAGCGCGCTGGCACCGCGCACGAGCCGCTCGGGCAGCATCGCCACCATGTCGGAGCAGGCCACCGCCGTCATCACAAACAGGAAGTGCGGCACCGACAGCACCACGCGTCGCGTGGCACCGGCGGCCGTGAGCGCTTCGTCCGTCACGCCGAAGAACCCCCCGCCATCAGGCGACACGATCACATGGTCGAGCGCGCAGAACTGCGCCAATGTCGGCTTGCGCTTGAGGCGCGGGTGCCCCGCACGGCCGACCAAGACATAACGCTCGGTGAACAACGCGCGGCGGCGCAGGCCGGGTGGCGCGCCGTCGGTGGTGTGGAAGGCGAGGTCGATCTCGCCGTGCTCGGCCTGCTTTTCAATGCGTGGTGGCACCAGTTCGAGAATTGCCAGCCGCGTGCCTGGCGCGGCGCCACGCAGGGCGTTGAGCGCTGGCAGCACGATGGTCGATTCACCGTAGTCGGTGGCGGCCACGCGCCAGGTGTTGGTGGCGTGCGCCGGCTCAAACGGGCTGGCGGGCGCAACGGCCTGCTCCAGCGCTTCCAGTGCCTGCCGTAGCGGCTCGCGCAGTGCCTCGGCGCGAGCGGTCGGGCGCATGCCGCGTGGGCCGGGCAGCAGCAACGGGTCTCCAAAGATGTCGCGCAGCTTGGCCAGATGCACGCTCACGGAGGGCTGCGAGAAGTTCAGCCGTTCTGCCGCGCGCGTGACGTTGTGCTCGGTCAGCAGCACGTCCAACGTCACCAGCAGGTTGAGGTCCAGCCGTCTGAGATTATTCATGGCTATGCCTGGAATATGGATTATTCATTTCCAATATACCTTGGTGGCCACCATGCTTGAGCCTTCTCAGATTGGAGTTGCTGCCATGAATGTGCTGATCATCTACGCCCACCCCGAACCCAAATCGCTGAATGGCGCGCTCAAAGACTTTGCCGTTCAGCGCCTGGAGGCCGCCGGCCACACCGTGCAGGTGTCGGACCTGTACGCCATGCAATGGAAAGCCACGCTCGACGCCAACGACAGCACCGTCTCACCGATCGGCCCGCATTTTCATCCGTCGCTCGATTCCAAGCACGCCTTCCAGAACGGCCTGCAGACCGCCGACATTGCGGCTGAACAGGCCAAGCTGCGTTGGGCCGATGCGGTGATCCTGCAGTTTCCAATGTGGTGGTTTTCGATGCCGGCCATCCTCAAGGGCTGGGTCGAGCGCGTGTATGCCTACAGCTTTGCCTACGGCGTGGGCGAGCACTCCGACACCCACTGGGGTGACCGCTACGGCGAAGGCACACTGGCTGGCAAGCGCGCCATGCTGATCGTCACCACGGGCGGCTGGGAGTCGCACTACAGCCCGCGTGGCATCAATGGCCCGATTGACGATGTGCTGTTCCCGATTCAGCACGGCATCCTCCATTACCCCGGCTTTGATGTACTGCCGCCGTTTGTCACCCACCGCGCCGGCCGCATGGACGACACACGCTTTGCGCAGATCACCCGGGCGCTTGGCGACCGGCTCGATACGCTGTTCACCATCGATCCAATCCCATTTCGCCAGGAGAACGCGGGCGACTATGAGATTCCCGCCCTCACGCTGCGCGCAGAGATCGCGCCCGACAAATCCGGCTTTGCCGCGCACATCGCTTGAGACGCTGACGCTACAATTTCTCGCTCGACCTTCCGGCGGCGCGCTGTGTTCATCACGGCGCGCCGCCGTGTTTGCTTTTCTCTTCTTCCCTGCGCGCATGATGTCCCACGCTGTTCTCACTGGCCTGTTCAACCTGCTGCTCGGTATGGGCCTGGGTGTGGCGGGTGGGCTGCTGGGCATTGGCGGGGGGCTGATCGCCATTCCCGTGCTCGGCTATCTGTACGGCATGGACCAGCATCTGGCGCAGGGCACTGCGCTGGTGATGATTGCGCCCAATGTGCTGATCGGCTTCCTGCGGTATCACCAACGGCATCCGGTGCATCTGCGCTCGGTGGCGTTGATCTGCGTGTTCTCGATGGCTGCAACGTATGTGGCAGCGCGCTTCGCAGCGGGGCTGGATGCGCACCATCTGCACACCGCGTTTGCGGTGTTCCTGATCGCGCTGGCGGTGTACTTTGCTTCGCAGCTCAAAGACAAGTCGGACGTGGCCAAGGATGCTGAGCATGCTGCTCCACGTGCCATGCCGGCCGCGGCCATGCCGCTGATGGGGATCGCCAGCGGAGTAATGTCGGGCATCTTTACCGTAGGCGGCGGGCTGGTGGTTGTGCCGGCGCTGGTGACCTTCTTCGGCATGTCGCAGACACGCGCCCAAGGGATGGCGCTGGCACTGGTGGTGCCGGGCACGCTGATCGCGCTGGCAACGTATGCGCACGCGGGGCATGTGAACTGGGGCACGGGCCTTCCGCTGGCGATGGGCGGCATGGTGAGCGTGTCGTGGGGTGTGACGCTCGCGCACAGGTTTTCGCCGTTGCGTTTGCGGTTGGCCTTCTGCGCGGTGCTGCTGGGTACCGCGTTGATGATGCTGTTGGTCAAGCCAGCCTGATCGGCCTGCAACGGGTTTTCAGAACGGAGGAGGGATCGTGGCAGAACAGGACAAGGAAGCCGGGCGCGCACGCCGCGCACAGGTGATGGGCGATGCGTTTGTGGAGCGGGCGATGAGCGGGCTCGATGCCTTCTCCGCGCCGCTGCAGGACTGGCTCAATGAACACGCCTGGGGCAGCACATGGCAGCGGGATGGCATCGACCTCAAGACCCGTAGCCTCTGCACCTGCGCCATGCTCGCCGCGCTGGGCCGCGGCATCGAGCTCAAGGGCCACGTGCGCGGCGCCATCAATAACGGCGCAACGGCCGTGGAGATTCGCGAAGTGCTGCTGCACAGTGCCATCTATGCCGGTGCGCCCGCGGCCATTGAGGCATTCCGCTGCGCGCGTGAGGTTCTCAACGAACTGGGCGTGAGCATCGAAGACGGCAGCTAGTGTTAACGCGCTTAACACAACTTGCGTGACGAGAATGGCCTCCCTATGCTCGCGGAATCCTGCTTGCGGCAATGTTCTACTGGTGGTTCAAGCCGCAGTTTGCGGCGCTGGGATACGGCACCTGACAGGGAGGCTGATGTGGACATCACCGACGACGACCTCACGCGGTTTGCCGCGCAAGGTGCGGCGCCTTTGCCGGCGGCAGCCGAGCAAGGCCATGTGGAGCATGACGGCGCCAGCGTCTGGTACGCGACGTTTGGTGCAGGCACACCGGTGATCTTGCTGCACGGCGGGCTCGGCCACGGCGGCAACTGGGGGCATCAGGTGCCGGCGTTGGTGGCTGCGGGCTATCGCGCGATCCTCATCGACAGCCGCGGGCATGGTCGCAGCACGCGCGATGCACGGCCTTACACATACGAGCGCATGGCCTCGGACGTGCGCGCCGTCATGGATGCGTTAGGCATGGAGCGCGCTGCTTTCGTCGGCTGGAGCGATGGTGCCTGCATTGCACTCACGCTCGCCATGCAAGCGCCCGAGCGTGTGGCTGGCGTGTTCTTCTTCGGCTGCAATATGGACCCGAGCGGTGCCAAGCCTTTCCAGCCGACGCCGACGATCGACCGCTGCTTCAGCCGCCACCGGCAGGACTACGCCGCACTGTCCGCCACACCTGACGACTTCGACGCGTTCGTTGCCGCCGTCACCGAGATGATGCAGACACAGCCGAACGCCACGGCGGATGAACTGGCTGCGATTCGTGTGCCCGTGACCATTGCGCAGAGCGCGCACGACGAGTTCATCAAGCCCGAGCACGCGCAGTATCTAGCGCAGACGATTCCTGGTGCGCGGTTTGTGATGCTGCCTGGCGTGAGCCATTTCGCGCCGCTGCAGCGCCCCGCGTTGTTCAATGAAGCGGTGCTGGCCTTTCTGGGTGCACTCTCCCAACAACAGACATAGACCGTATGACGACCGCCCTGATCGTGATCGACGTGCAGACCGGCTTGTTCACGCCGCCGCCTGCGCAGGCCGAACGTGTGCTGACGACCATCAACCAACTGATTGCCCGTGCGCGTGAAGACCATGTGCCGGTGATCTTCGTGCAGCACGAGACGGCCGACGGCGAACTGCCCTACGGCTCGCCCGCATGGAGCCTCGTCAAAACCTTGCAGGCACTCCCCACCGATCCGGTGGTCCGCAAGACGACACCGAATTCGTTTCTACGCACAGGGCTGGCGGCATTGCTTGCTGGCCTCGGCGTCGAGCACCTGATCGTCTGCGGATACGCCACCGAGTTCTGCGTGGACACCACCATTCGCCAGGCCGCCGCGCTGGGTTATGCCATCACGTTGGCGGCTGATGCGCATACGACGCATGACAAACCGCACGCCAGCGGTGAACTGATTCGGCGCCACCACAACGCGACGCTGTCGTCGATTGAGAGCTTCGGGGTGCCGATCGTGGCCCAGTCTACCGATGCCATCGTGTCGGCAGGGCTTGCGCACGCTTAGAGCCGCTAACAAAACCGCCCTGGCGTCGTTGCGCCTCCCGCAGTGACGAACATTCGGTACTACTTGTACTGTCTGCGTCGGCGCGCCTAGCCAGGACAGTTTTGTTAGCGGCGCTTAATGCGCGTCTGCGCAAGCGTGATCAGTCGCCATGATTTATCCACAGAAACAGTGGGTAAGCCTGTGGATAACGATGGGAGTGCCCGGCGCCATGCGGTTTGCAGTGCATTGCTGCCCGCGTAGGCAGGCAGGCGTGGCGCCGATGGTGTCTTAGCTGACCACGTCCGATGTACCGGGCGTGCCGTACGCAGCCTTGATGGCCTTGTGCCGCGCTTCCATTTCCTGGCGCAGTGCACGACGCTGCTGGGCGGCTTCAAAGCGTTCCTTCTCTTCTGCGTTGGCGGGCGTGAGCGGCGGCACGTCGGCCGGCTTGCCGTCATCGTCTACCGCCACCATGGTGAAATAGCAGCTATTGGTATGGCGCACGACCTGGTTGCGGATGTTCTCCGTCACCACCTTGATGCCGATCTCCATGGACGTGCGGCCGGTGTAGTTGACCGACGCCAGGAACGTCACCAGTTCGCCCACGTGGATCGGCTGGCGAAACACCACCTGATCGACCGACAGCGTAACCACGTAGCGGCCGGCGTAGCGGCTGGCGCAGGCGTAAGCCACCTGGTCGAGCAGCTTGAGGATGTGGCCGCCGTGCACGTTGCCGGAGAAATTGGCCATGTCGGGCGTCATCAGCACGGTCATGCTGAGCTGGTGGGATTGCGTATTCATGGGGCGTTGGAACGGGAAGAATGGGGAAAAGCGGTGCGCAGAAACGGGTACGCAGTGGCGTGCCATTGTGCCGCGCCGGGGGCATTTTGTGCGTTGTCTTGTCCACCGCTGGGCAAAAATTGATGGCATCGCGCTACACTACCGGCTTTCGTGGCCGCCTTTTTGGTCGACATTCTTCTTCCATGCATCGCTTGCTGACCCGCCTTCTGCTCTGGCTGGTTGTCCTGGCGCTCCCCCTGCAGGGGATGGCCGCGACGGCCATGATGGCGCGCGCCGGCACGTTAGACGAGGCGACCGTTGCCATGGCAATGCCGGTGCACGACGGCGCCGCTATGGCGGATGCCTGTCACGAACACGAAGAGGCGATGGCTGCCGACGGCGACGCAAAAGCGCCCACGCAATCGCACTGCAAGACCTGCCCGATCTGCGCGGCCTGTTCGCTCGGTTCGGTCATCCCGCTGGCCGCCAGCCTTGGCGTGCCGCTGCTCAAGTTGCCGGCCGATGCGCCGCGCGAGCTGTCCACCGCCTTCCATAGCTTCATCCCCGAAGCGCTGCAACGTCCACCCTCGATTCGCGTTTGACGCCACCAGTCCGTCCATAGAACGGATCTGGCCTCTGGTTTCACGGC includes:
- a CDS encoding LysR family transcriptional regulator, translated to MNNLRRLDLNLLVTLDVLLTEHNVTRAAERLNFSQPSVSVHLAKLRDIFGDPLLLPGPRGMRPTARAEALREPLRQALEALEQAVAPASPFEPAHATNTWRVAATDYGESTIVLPALNALRGAAPGTRLAILELVPPRIEKQAEHGEIDLAFHTTDGAPPGLRRRALFTERYVLVGRAGHPRLKRKPTLAQFCALDHVIVSPDGGGFFGVTDEALTAAGATRRVVLSVPHFLFVMTAVACSDMVAMLPERLVRGASALQVVEPPVEVPGYEMSMLWHERVHRDPAHQWLRETVARSV
- a CDS encoding LysE family transporter; translation: MTASAAVFAILVALLLGAMIPGPSFVLVARNAIGLSRRDGLATALGMGAGALFFGGLALAGLYTLLQAVEWLYIGLKMAGGAYLTYVAWKIWRGAKHPIAMDERVAPQAGSARKSFWTGITTQMSNPKTAIWYGSIFAALLPQHPPVWCYFVLPPLVFLVEFGWYTIVALCFSSRVPREMYLRAKAWVDRVAAVAIAALGLRLILTAPKAGL
- a CDS encoding alpha/beta hydrolase, with the translated sequence MDITDDDLTRFAAQGAAPLPAAAEQGHVEHDGASVWYATFGAGTPVILLHGGLGHGGNWGHQVPALVAAGYRAILIDSRGHGRSTRDARPYTYERMASDVRAVMDALGMERAAFVGWSDGACIALTLAMQAPERVAGVFFFGCNMDPSGAKPFQPTPTIDRCFSRHRQDYAALSATPDDFDAFVAAVTEMMQTQPNATADELAAIRVPVTIAQSAHDEFIKPEHAQYLAQTIPGARFVMLPGVSHFAPLQRPALFNEAVLAFLGALSQQQT
- a CDS encoding DUF2938 domain-containing protein, whose protein sequence is MTETTRTLLCALLIGAGATVVMDIWAIVRQRLLGVPPLDYRLVGRWFGHLVRGRVRHRPIGSSAPIAGERMIGWTAHYVIGIAFAGVLLAGWGLDWVCHPTIGPALIVGIGSVAAPFFVMQPAMGAGIAASRTPRPAAARLHSVVTHTVFGLGLYATALVISVAMRVC
- a CDS encoding NAD(P)H-dependent oxidoreductase — protein: MNVLIIYAHPEPKSLNGALKDFAVQRLEAAGHTVQVSDLYAMQWKATLDANDSTVSPIGPHFHPSLDSKHAFQNGLQTADIAAEQAKLRWADAVILQFPMWWFSMPAILKGWVERVYAYSFAYGVGEHSDTHWGDRYGEGTLAGKRAMLIVTTGGWESHYSPRGINGPIDDVLFPIQHGILHYPGFDVLPPFVTHRAGRMDDTRFAQITRALGDRLDTLFTIDPIPFRQENAGDYEIPALTLRAEIAPDKSGFAAHIA
- a CDS encoding helix-turn-helix domain-containing protein, which produces MSTLDIAEVTQHAGVPASTLRYYEEKGLIVSTGRRGLRRQFHADVLERLALIALGRAAGFSLDEIAHMFAPGGQLQVDRPMLAAKAEELDRTIHRLTAMRDGLRHAAVCPAPSHMECPTFQRIVRAAASGAIAPTGTPEPRIRRQRAR
- a CDS encoding carboxymuconolactone decarboxylase family protein, which gives rise to MAEQDKEAGRARRAQVMGDAFVERAMSGLDAFSAPLQDWLNEHAWGSTWQRDGIDLKTRSLCTCAMLAALGRGIELKGHVRGAINNGATAVEIREVLLHSAIYAGAPAAIEAFRCAREVLNELGVSIEDGS
- a CDS encoding acyl-CoA thioesterase, encoding MNTQSHQLSMTVLMTPDMANFSGNVHGGHILKLLDQVAYACASRYAGRYVVTLSVDQVVFRQPIHVGELVTFLASVNYTGRTSMEIGIKVVTENIRNQVVRHTNSCYFTMVAVDDDGKPADVPPLTPANAEEKERFEAAQQRRALRQEMEARHKAIKAAYGTPGTSDVVS
- a CDS encoding class I SAM-dependent methyltransferase, encoding MKTTASIDSNQAALWNGHAGHAWVASQTALDQMFQPLEDRLVEAVSAQRAQHVLDVGCGTGSTTLAITRQLGANGSCLGIDISAPMLQTARERAEREAPPARFVCADAQTYAFQPAAFDMIVSRLGVMFYDDPVAAFTNLRGAARDGAALYFIAWRGPADNPFMTAAERAAAPLLPNLPPRKPGAPGQFAFADRSRVTCTLAASGWTDIDIQPVDFACTLPERELVPYLSRLGPVGLALQEADSQTRARVIDAMRTAFEPYVHGAEVRFTAACWIARARAARVESAHD
- a CDS encoding cysteine hydrolase family protein; translated protein: MTTALIVIDVQTGLFTPPPAQAERVLTTINQLIARAREDHVPVIFVQHETADGELPYGSPAWSLVKTLQALPTDPVVRKTTPNSFLRTGLAALLAGLGVEHLIVCGYATEFCVDTTIRQAAALGYAITLAADAHTTHDKPHASGELIRRHHNATLSSIESFGVPIVAQSTDAIVSAGLAHA
- a CDS encoding sulfite exporter TauE/SafE family protein, which translates into the protein MMSHAVLTGLFNLLLGMGLGVAGGLLGIGGGLIAIPVLGYLYGMDQHLAQGTALVMIAPNVLIGFLRYHQRHPVHLRSVALICVFSMAATYVAARFAAGLDAHHLHTAFAVFLIALAVYFASQLKDKSDVAKDAEHAAPRAMPAAAMPLMGIASGVMSGIFTVGGGLVVVPALVTFFGMSQTRAQGMALALVVPGTLIALATYAHAGHVNWGTGLPLAMGGMVSVSWGVTLAHRFSPLRLRLAFCAVLLGTALMMLLVKPA